From Paenibacillus sp. PK3_47, the proteins below share one genomic window:
- a CDS encoding PQQ-binding-like beta-propeller repeat protein codes for MWSINVKNAAFTAVIGLSMLVAASSVQSAAYDPHTSYIGNNFSEPYTELPGVKAAWSADIDLQSDEYATGRGSIAAGGGKVYGIQKGQLVAFNVQNGKAAWRQGSKLTAPILYRDGVLFAGSQTGTLYAVEAANGKIKWKSAVPGKAVTQLVADQNQLLAFSGDIQAYSLKDGKFQWKDNYSEGLQQPIQVQGNLVLAGNTVSGAYSYELLHAFDRTTGKQVWDSGNHSLPVAAGSGTLISLRTANLMELVPLTTLDTLDAKTGKVLKSAEYNPLNINPVDALSSGGRAWISDNRVYINGGPTVYSYPANADPQTATKTAYSVAGTDKTFTYAAGPYDGRILFSNGESVYGIKTANQGLVTYYGGGKIARFDLLGHGMYIALTDGRIIAMNLLTGAALLQLKTTGPAYGPTLQESGMILVQSKGKVTAFQEPASLKVK; via the coding sequence ATGTGGAGTATAAATGTAAAAAATGCCGCTTTCACCGCTGTTATCGGTTTGAGCATGCTGGTTGCCGCAAGTTCTGTACAGTCCGCTGCTTATGATCCCCATACTTCTTACATCGGAAACAACTTTTCGGAGCCTTACACTGAGCTTCCCGGTGTGAAAGCGGCTTGGTCTGCAGATATCGATCTGCAAAGTGATGAATACGCTACAGGCAGAGGCTCCATAGCAGCCGGCGGCGGCAAAGTATACGGCATTCAAAAAGGCCAGCTGGTTGCCTTCAATGTGCAGAACGGAAAGGCTGCATGGAGGCAAGGCTCCAAGCTGACAGCACCGATTCTGTACCGGGACGGAGTCCTTTTTGCAGGCTCGCAGACAGGTACCCTTTATGCGGTGGAGGCGGCCAACGGCAAAATCAAGTGGAAGTCTGCGGTCCCGGGCAAAGCGGTAACCCAGCTTGTGGCCGATCAGAACCAGCTGCTGGCGTTTAGCGGAGACATTCAGGCGTACAGCTTAAAGGACGGCAAATTCCAGTGGAAGGATAATTACAGCGAAGGGCTGCAGCAGCCTATCCAGGTTCAGGGGAATCTTGTACTGGCAGGGAATACAGTATCAGGAGCTTATTCCTATGAGCTACTGCATGCTTTTGACCGGACGACAGGCAAGCAGGTGTGGGATTCAGGCAATCACTCACTTCCCGTTGCCGCCGGCAGCGGGACGCTGATCTCGCTTCGGACCGCCAACCTTATGGAGCTGGTGCCGCTGACTACACTGGATACGCTGGATGCCAAAACCGGCAAAGTGCTGAAATCGGCGGAGTACAACCCGCTTAACATCAATCCGGTGGATGCCCTCAGCAGTGGAGGCCGGGCATGGATCAGCGATAACCGGGTATATATCAATGGAGGTCCGACCGTTTACAGCTATCCGGCGAATGCCGACCCGCAGACAGCAACAAAAACAGCCTACTCGGTTGCCGGAACCGATAAGACCTTTACCTATGCCGCCGGCCCTTATGACGGGCGTATACTGTTCAGCAACGGAGAGAGTGTGTATGGCATAAAAACAGCCAACCAGGGGTTAGTCACCTACTATGGCGGAGGAAAAATCGCCCGTTTCGACCTGCTCGGCCATGGAATGTATATCGCCCTTACAGATGGACGGATCATTGCAATGAACCTGCTGACCGGAGCGGCACTACTGCAGCTGAAAACCACGGGTCCCGCCTACGGGCCGACTCTGCAGGAAAGCGGAATGATCCTGGTCCAGAGTAAAGGAAAAGTTACGGCTTTTCAGGAACCGGCCAGTCTCAAGGTGAAATAA
- a CDS encoding FAD-binding protein, translating into MNNSSALQGALNLKADVLVIGGGPAGTWAALTAAAKGVKVILADKGYCGSSGATAPSGTGVWYVKPEARLREEAKASRYAMGGQLAEHRWMDRVLDRTYENMNRLGVSGYPFPLDEEGNQYRRSLQGPEYMRLMRKLVKKAGVKILDHSPVLELLADEHGVAGAAGVQTQSGESWSVQAGAVVIATGGCAFLSKALGCNVLTGDGYLFAAEAGASLSGMEFSNAYAICPTFSSVTKTAYYSYASFYYEDGSVVEGAGSKKGRSVIARNLLAGRQVYAKLDGASEDLQPLLRVAQTNFFLPFDRRGINPFKDAFPVTLRLEGTVRGTGGIRITDENCGTGVPGLYAAGDAATRELICGGFTGGGSHNAAWAMSSGSFAGEGAAAYAAGLGQHAADRAPKGLSSSPLVHQEVKPGTASRTAEFISAVQDEVKPYDINLFRTEQGLNQSLSRLDGLWKEQRSREIQRTPEGVKAREAEAMTATARWMYSSALARTETRGMHKREDYKETDNGQHHRLISGGLDQVWVKTEEVAKESVLL; encoded by the coding sequence ATGAATAATTCTTCGGCATTGCAGGGTGCTTTGAATCTGAAGGCAGATGTACTGGTGATTGGCGGAGGCCCGGCGGGAACATGGGCTGCACTTACGGCTGCGGCCAAAGGAGTGAAGGTGATCCTCGCAGATAAAGGCTATTGCGGCTCAAGCGGCGCAACCGCTCCGTCCGGTACCGGTGTCTGGTATGTAAAGCCGGAAGCAAGGCTGCGCGAAGAAGCCAAAGCCAGCCGGTACGCCATGGGCGGACAGCTGGCAGAGCACCGCTGGATGGACCGGGTGCTGGACCGGACCTATGAGAATATGAACCGCCTTGGCGTATCCGGTTATCCTTTTCCGCTGGATGAAGAAGGCAATCAATACCGCAGAAGCCTGCAGGGGCCTGAATATATGCGGCTGATGCGCAAGCTGGTCAAGAAGGCAGGCGTGAAGATTCTGGATCACAGCCCGGTGCTTGAGCTGCTGGCTGATGAACACGGTGTTGCCGGGGCTGCGGGAGTACAGACCCAGAGCGGGGAGAGCTGGAGCGTCCAGGCTGGAGCTGTAGTCATTGCGACCGGAGGCTGCGCTTTTCTGAGCAAGGCACTGGGCTGCAATGTTCTGACCGGCGATGGTTACCTGTTCGCGGCTGAAGCCGGGGCAAGCCTGTCGGGCATGGAATTCTCCAATGCCTATGCGATCTGCCCGACCTTCTCCTCTGTGACGAAGACGGCCTATTACAGCTACGCCAGCTTCTATTATGAGGACGGAAGTGTGGTGGAAGGGGCCGGCTCCAAGAAGGGGCGCTCAGTCATAGCCCGGAACCTGCTAGCCGGACGTCAGGTGTATGCCAAGCTGGACGGGGCATCCGAGGATTTACAGCCGCTGCTGCGGGTGGCGCAGACAAATTTCTTCCTGCCTTTTGACCGCCGGGGCATCAATCCTTTCAAAGATGCCTTTCCGGTTACTCTGCGGCTGGAAGGCACGGTCCGCGGGACCGGAGGCATCCGCATTACTGATGAAAACTGCGGCACTGGCGTTCCTGGCCTGTACGCTGCGGGCGATGCGGCTACCCGGGAGCTGATCTGCGGCGGATTTACCGGAGGCGGCAGCCATAACGCTGCCTGGGCGATGTCTTCCGGCTCCTTTGCCGGAGAAGGGGCGGCAGCTTATGCTGCGGGTCTCGGGCAGCATGCTGCTGACCGTGCACCTAAAGGGCTGTCTTCCTCGCCGCTGGTACACCAGGAAGTGAAGCCGGGAACGGCCTCCAGAACAGCGGAATTTATCTCGGCCGTACAGGATGAAGTCAAGCCGTATGATATTAACCTGTTCCGTACGGAGCAGGGGCTGAATCAATCGCTGAGCCGTCTGGACGGACTGTGGAAGGAGCAGCGCAGCCGGGAAATCCAGCGGACTCCGGAGGGTGTGAAGGCGCGCGAAGCTGAAGCGATGACAGCAACGGCCCGCTGGATGTACAGCTCAGCCCTCGCCCGGACGGAGACAAGGGGCATGCATAAGCGTGAAGATTACAAGGAAACGGACAACGGACAGCATCACCGGCTGATCAGCGGCGGGCTTGATCAGGTCTGGGTGAAGACGGAAGAGGTTGCAAAGGAGAGTGTATTACTGTGA
- a CDS encoding ABC transporter substrate-binding protein — protein MKTYREVQESKGGKGKSRKGRFMLFAGLLTFMLVLQACGSNAGSGNGASPAAGGSDTAEAAGSETGSNVPAVLNFGYIGSNKLNVPGGAEGWGFYKGIIQEELKKHGITEVKLTGFPNGPDQTESLISGRLDIGSLGDTPAIIAYASGAKTRLISQSSAHTVGYLIGKKDGPQSVKDLQGKTIAIQKGSFMHRYVVGLLQQEGVTDYKLVHMLIPDATAALARGDVDATTNLGVPALKLIEEGYTHLDDASKHPDLLGSSATVVSEEYLEKFPDFPKVWNEAREKALADLKQHEEEYYQFLAEINDTTPELAKQVNPISDIKDTAFTEEGTKLLEGTKNFLVEEKLAKKDFNITDWQLQ, from the coding sequence ATGAAGACGTACAGAGAGGTTCAGGAGAGCAAAGGCGGTAAAGGCAAGTCGAGGAAAGGACGGTTCATGCTTTTTGCAGGGTTACTTACCTTTATGCTGGTGCTTCAGGCCTGCGGCAGCAACGCCGGCTCCGGCAACGGGGCTTCTCCGGCGGCGGGAGGCTCGGACACTGCTGAGGCTGCAGGCAGTGAGACTGGCAGCAATGTTCCGGCTGTGCTGAACTTTGGCTATATCGGTTCCAACAAGCTGAATGTGCCGGGAGGCGCGGAGGGCTGGGGATTTTATAAGGGAATTATCCAGGAGGAGCTGAAGAAACACGGCATCACCGAAGTGAAGCTCACCGGGTTCCCGAACGGCCCGGACCAGACGGAATCACTGATCAGCGGCAGGCTCGATATCGGCAGTCTGGGGGACACACCGGCCATTATTGCCTATGCCTCCGGTGCCAAAACACGCCTCATCTCTCAATCCTCGGCCCATACGGTCGGCTATCTGATCGGCAAGAAGGACGGCCCGCAGAGCGTCAAGGATCTGCAAGGCAAAACGATTGCGATCCAAAAAGGCTCCTTTATGCACCGCTATGTAGTCGGGCTGCTGCAGCAGGAGGGTGTAACTGACTATAAGCTGGTCCACATGCTCATTCCGGATGCTACTGCGGCGCTCGCCCGCGGGGATGTGGATGCGACAACGAATCTTGGCGTACCGGCACTGAAGCTGATCGAGGAAGGCTATACCCACCTCGATGATGCTTCCAAGCATCCGGATCTGCTGGGTTCTAGCGCCACTGTCGTCTCTGAAGAATATCTGGAGAAATTCCCGGATTTCCCGAAGGTATGGAACGAAGCGCGTGAAAAGGCGCTGGCCGATCTGAAGCAGCATGAAGAGGAGTACTATCAATTTCTTGCCGAAATTAATGATACGACTCCAGAGCTGGCTAAGCAGGTGAATCCGATCAGCGATATCAAGGATACAGCGTTCACTGAGGAGGGCACGAAGCTGCTGGAAGGCACGAAGAACTTCCTTGTGGAGGAGAAGCTGGCCAAAAAGGATTTCAATATTACTGACTGGCAGCTGCAATAA
- a CDS encoding ferredoxin family protein: MIEVISAARCVECNQCVSVCPTNVFDRVEDGIPVIARQSDCQTCFMCELYCPTDALYVAPDSEQVTGVTEEALQAKGLLGGYREKVGWGKGRKPVASHDFMVKLAARAGF; the protein is encoded by the coding sequence GTGATTGAAGTCATCAGCGCTGCCAGGTGTGTAGAGTGCAACCAGTGTGTATCCGTCTGCCCGACGAATGTGTTTGACCGGGTAGAGGACGGAATTCCCGTCATTGCCCGGCAGAGCGATTGCCAGACCTGCTTCATGTGTGAGCTATATTGCCCTACCGATGCCTTGTATGTAGCGCCGGACTCCGAGCAGGTGACAGGAGTGACTGAAGAAGCGCTGCAGGCAAAGGGACTGCTCGGCGGCTACCGGGAAAAGGTAGGCTGGGGCAAAGGCAGGAAGCCGGTGGCAAGTCATGACTTTATGGTAAAGCTGGCGGCCCGGGCAGGGTTCTAA
- a CDS encoding ABC transporter ATP-binding protein, whose product MGEALLSITQLNKSFDTAGGQVKALHAVDLHVQEGEFITVIGPSGCGKSTLLRIVAGLDTGYTGSVTLEGTEILGPGIDKGFIFQEHRLFPWLTVEKNIASDLPLGRPDIRRKVDELIELVKLTGFEKSYPRELSGGMAQRVAIARALLRNPKILLLDEPFGALDAFTRAHMQTVLLDIWRRNKTTMIFVTHDIDEAVFLGNRVVILEPRPGKIRKIVPIDLPYPRKKTTNSFQELRLKVLNYFEKVEELELTDGAGI is encoded by the coding sequence ATGGGAGAGGCATTACTGTCTATCACGCAGCTGAATAAGAGCTTTGACACTGCCGGAGGGCAGGTAAAGGCACTGCATGCGGTGGATCTGCATGTACAGGAAGGGGAGTTCATTACAGTGATCGGCCCCAGCGGCTGCGGCAAAAGCACACTGCTGCGAATCGTTGCAGGCCTGGATACCGGATATACCGGCAGCGTGACGCTGGAAGGCACGGAGATACTCGGGCCGGGAATCGACAAAGGATTTATTTTTCAGGAGCACCGGCTGTTCCCCTGGCTGACTGTTGAGAAGAATATCGCGTCCGATCTGCCGCTTGGCAGGCCCGATATCCGGCGTAAAGTAGATGAACTGATAGAACTGGTAAAGCTGACAGGCTTCGAGAAATCGTATCCGCGCGAGCTGTCAGGAGGGATGGCCCAGCGGGTAGCAATTGCCAGGGCACTGCTGAGGAACCCGAAAATTCTGCTGCTTGACGAGCCGTTCGGGGCGCTTGACGCATTTACCCGGGCCCATATGCAGACTGTACTGCTGGACATTTGGCGGCGGAACAAGACCACGATGATTTTTGTCACGCATGATATTGATGAAGCTGTCTTTCTGGGCAACCGTGTGGTAATCCTGGAGCCGCGTCCAGGCAAAATCCGCAAAATCGTGCCGATTGATCTGCCTTATCCGCGCAAAAAAACAACGAACTCTTTCCAGGAGCTGCGCCTGAAGGTGCTTAATTATTTTGAGAAGGTAGAGGAGCTTGAGCTGACGGATGGGGCAGGCATTTAA
- a CDS encoding TIR domain-containing protein, whose translation MTRPKLFIGSSRESIRYARAIHEQLKREAQVHPWYADAFRANEYTMEALERHLDESDFAVFVFSPDDVARIRGKYYYVTRDNTQFEMGLFWARLRRSRVFCLLPDRVSPRSDLIPGQNIEEYHLLSDLSGLTPLEYEWEHDNPVAAVDVSCGKIIDRIHEQGSYPDPHKELEQLKQEIKRRESILHFFWQYNSNVAGPEPAEKYQALSEAVRNSFLLPAGFRVSGAALWRASNNEGLAQVGGNVGRGHFYPFSVNGQSGNRPGVLDAFLNKEWTFFQRTEVAEVYILCYPLGEQHVLSVHFSGNDGLSAEDLTAVVSHNRDLFRTANHLVGGD comes from the coding sequence GTGACCAGACCAAAATTGTTTATCGGATCTTCCAGAGAATCCATTCGTTATGCCCGGGCCATACATGAGCAGCTGAAGCGTGAGGCCCAGGTCCATCCCTGGTATGCCGACGCGTTCCGCGCCAATGAATACACGATGGAAGCGCTTGAGCGGCATCTCGATGAGAGTGATTTTGCCGTATTTGTGTTTTCTCCGGATGATGTAGCCAGGATCAGAGGGAAATATTATTATGTAACCCGGGACAATACGCAGTTTGAAATGGGATTGTTCTGGGCCAGGCTGCGGAGAAGCCGTGTCTTCTGTCTGCTGCCGGACCGGGTGTCACCCCGGAGTGACTTAATCCCCGGACAAAATATTGAGGAGTACCACTTGCTGTCCGATCTGTCAGGACTGACACCGCTGGAATATGAATGGGAACATGATAATCCGGTGGCTGCCGTCGATGTCAGCTGCGGGAAGATCATCGACCGCATTCATGAGCAGGGGAGCTATCCTGATCCGCATAAGGAACTGGAGCAGCTGAAGCAGGAGATTAAGCGGAGAGAAAGCATCCTTCACTTCTTTTGGCAATATAATAGCAATGTGGCCGGACCTGAACCTGCAGAGAAATATCAGGCGCTCAGCGAGGCCGTCCGTAATTCTTTCCTGCTGCCGGCAGGCTTCCGGGTAAGCGGCGCGGCATTGTGGCGGGCCAGCAATAATGAAGGTCTGGCACAGGTAGGAGGAAATGTGGGGCGCGGGCATTTTTATCCCTTTTCTGTTAACGGGCAATCCGGAAATAGACCCGGCGTGCTGGATGCATTTTTAAACAAGGAATGGACCTTTTTCCAGCGTACGGAAGTTGCGGAGGTCTATATCCTATGCTATCCTTTAGGTGAGCAGCATGTCCTGTCGGTTCATTTTTCCGGCAATGACGGACTGTCTGCAGAGGATCTTACGGCAGTTGTATCGCATAACCGCGATTTATTCCGTACCGCCAATCATTTAGTGGGAGGGGACTAA
- a CDS encoding dienelactone hydrolase family protein, which produces MSKETLVVEHFSIPLDNGLYMEGEVKVSSGKAPKPVLILSHGFRGHKDWAFWPEVSGRLAESGFYTVSFNFSRIAARTAAGISPQQAAEAATLSRELLDLEQVLHSLQAGRLPLADQADPARLAILGHSRAGGSNILFAARHPEVKALVVWNGGSAPVRPLTGSEPELTLQEQVIQEDQQQNKEQFNLEQALTGLTSAALVIQGDQDRESLLQQNAGFRETAPQHRYLSLQGADHTFNTKEPYEGATRELYEALAQTIAFLQEKLG; this is translated from the coding sequence ATGAGCAAGGAAACACTGGTGGTGGAGCACTTCAGCATCCCGTTGGATAACGGCCTCTATATGGAGGGAGAGGTAAAGGTATCTTCCGGAAAAGCCCCGAAGCCCGTGCTGATCCTCAGCCACGGGTTCAGGGGGCACAAGGACTGGGCCTTCTGGCCTGAGGTGTCCGGCAGGCTTGCGGAGAGCGGCTTCTACACCGTCAGCTTTAATTTCTCGCGTATCGCAGCCCGCACTGCCGCCGGCATAAGCCCGCAGCAGGCGGCCGAAGCAGCTACGCTTAGCCGTGAGCTGCTGGATCTGGAGCAGGTGCTGCACAGCCTGCAGGCGGGAAGGCTGCCGCTGGCGGATCAGGCTGACCCTGCCCGCCTGGCCATTCTCGGGCACAGCCGGGCAGGCGGCAGCAATATCCTGTTCGCAGCCCGGCATCCGGAAGTGAAGGCGCTGGTGGTCTGGAACGGCGGCTCTGCCCCGGTCCGGCCGCTGACGGGCAGCGAACCGGAGCTTACGCTCCAGGAACAGGTGATCCAGGAGGACCAGCAGCAGAATAAGGAGCAGTTCAATCTGGAGCAGGCACTGACTGGCCTGACTTCGGCAGCGCTGGTCATTCAAGGGGATCAGGACCGGGAGTCGCTGCTGCAGCAGAATGCAGGCTTCCGGGAAACGGCTCCGCAGCACCGCTATCTGTCACTGCAGGGTGCGGACCACACCTTTAACACGAAAGAGCCTTACGAGGGGGCGACAAGGGAGCTTTATGAAGCTTTGGCGCAGACGATAGCTTTTTTACAGGAAAAGCTGGGTTGA
- a CDS encoding ABC transporter permease → MSDGVEAIIKTAKGVRETLDYSGTGPVKLPAAAEQSGPSAGQRLKSLLSEWGTGVVIPAAVIILWQAAGSAGLISPEFLPTPLSILSAFAGLTATGELTHHLGVSIGRAGTGFLIGGILGLLFGVLTGLFRRAEYLLDPSVQVLRLVPHLAIAPLIILWFGFGELSKVVIIMSGSFFPLYINTFMGIRGVDNKLFEVARVLGFSPLQKLRRLILPAALPGILLGLRLSMAVAWIGLVVAELIGSQSGVGFLINEAKQNSNTEVIFVGIIIFAVVGKLIDSLFRVIERKFLSWRDSYQG, encoded by the coding sequence ATGAGCGATGGAGTAGAAGCAATCATCAAGACTGCCAAAGGGGTAAGGGAAACGCTTGATTACAGCGGAACAGGACCCGTCAAATTACCAGCTGCTGCTGAACAATCAGGACCCTCTGCGGGACAGCGTCTGAAATCCCTGCTGTCGGAATGGGGCACCGGAGTGGTCATCCCCGCAGCGGTCATTATATTGTGGCAGGCGGCCGGCAGCGCCGGGCTTATCTCACCGGAATTCCTGCCGACCCCGCTGTCCATTCTGTCTGCTTTTGCCGGCCTGACGGCTACCGGTGAACTTACCCATCATTTAGGGGTCAGTATCGGAAGGGCCGGGACCGGGTTTCTGATCGGCGGGATTCTGGGCCTGCTGTTCGGGGTGCTGACCGGATTGTTCCGCCGGGCGGAGTATCTGCTTGACCCCAGTGTTCAGGTCCTGCGGCTTGTTCCCCATTTGGCGATTGCGCCGCTGATCATTCTCTGGTTTGGCTTTGGTGAACTGTCGAAGGTGGTCATTATTATGAGCGGCTCATTTTTTCCGCTCTATATTAATACTTTTATGGGCATCCGGGGAGTGGACAACAAGCTGTTCGAGGTTGCCCGGGTGCTTGGCTTCAGCCCGCTGCAGAAGCTGCGGCGGCTGATTCTTCCGGCGGCGCTGCCCGGTATTCTGCTCGGTCTGCGCCTGTCGATGGCGGTAGCCTGGATCGGGCTGGTCGTTGCCGAGTTGATTGGCTCACAGTCAGGTGTAGGCTTCCTTATTAATGAAGCCAAGCAGAATTCCAACACTGAGGTTATCTTTGTAGGCATCATTATCTTCGCGGTTGTCGGCAAGCTGATTGACTCTCTGTTCCGCGTCATTGAGCGCAAATTCCTGAGCTGGCGTGACAGCTATCAGGGTTAA
- a CDS encoding ABC transporter permease, which yields MSNQAVAVRTAGKPGKAAIAGLGLLLPGSLLILWQILGHYGFISEMLFPTPYTIAQSFITLAADGILWSNLKVSAVRAFTGFLLGGGLGLLLGLLVGLFRRSEKLLDPSLQMIRMIPSLAVVPLFILWFGIGEESKVLLIAKSAFFPVYINTFMGIRGTDNKLFEVSRVLGFSRMQQILRLVLPAAVPNIMLGVRLSLGLSWLGLVVAELIASTSGIGYMMSDARQFADTPVVFVGIIIFAAAGLLSDSVVRLIERRLLRWRDSYQG from the coding sequence ATGAGTAATCAGGCTGTGGCAGTCAGAACGGCCGGTAAGCCGGGAAAAGCAGCCATTGCGGGACTAGGGCTTCTGCTGCCGGGAAGCCTTCTGATTCTGTGGCAGATACTTGGACATTACGGATTCATATCGGAGATGCTGTTCCCCACCCCGTATACCATCGCCCAGTCATTCATTACACTGGCGGCGGACGGGATTCTCTGGAGCAATCTTAAGGTCAGCGCGGTCCGGGCTTTCACCGGATTTCTGCTCGGCGGCGGACTCGGACTTCTGTTAGGGCTGCTGGTCGGATTGTTCCGCAGATCGGAAAAGCTGCTTGACCCTTCGCTGCAAATGATCCGGATGATCCCCAGTCTGGCAGTGGTGCCGCTGTTCATTCTGTGGTTCGGGATCGGGGAGGAATCCAAGGTGCTGCTGATCGCCAAAAGTGCTTTTTTTCCGGTATACATCAATACATTCATGGGTATCCGCGGCACTGACAACAAGCTGTTTGAAGTCTCAAGGGTACTCGGCTTCAGCCGGATGCAGCAGATTCTCCGGCTGGTGCTGCCGGCGGCGGTGCCGAACATCATGCTGGGTGTGCGCCTGTCGCTGGGATTATCCTGGCTGGGGCTGGTCGTTGCCGAGCTGATCGCCTCTACTTCCGGAATCGGATATATGATGTCCGATGCGCGCCAGTTCGCTGATACGCCTGTTGTGTTCGTCGGAATCATTATTTTCGCCGCTGCCGGCCTGCTGAGCGATTCTGTTGTCCGTCTGATCGAACGGCGGCTGCTGCGGTGGCGGGACAGCTATCAAGGATAG
- a CDS encoding LLM class flavin-dependent oxidoreductase encodes MENQVKPEAVPEFEFGIYTLGDIVTDCHTGQRISPQQRLNEVIAAARLADEAGLDIFGVGEHHRLDFVISAVPVVLAAISQVTNRIKLTSATTVLSTIDPVRVFEDFATLDLLSGGRAEIISGRGAFLESFPLFGYELEDYKKLFTENLDLLLELNRHEVMNWDGSFRSPLKNAEIAPRPLQQKLPLWVGIGGSAESAERAGTLGVGMAIAILSGSPEPFQNLADTYRRSGAAAGHAPEALKIAITSHGYIAKTSQQALDEYYPYYYSYRNAISPKPGQDYSVSRSEFGRYVSHDNTLAVGSPQQIIEKILYQHELFGHHRFMTQLDIGGLPFSKVASAIELLATEVAPAVRRELAKKNSGSASQQN; translated from the coding sequence ATGGAGAACCAAGTTAAACCAGAGGCAGTGCCAGAGTTCGAATTTGGCATTTATACACTGGGTGATATCGTCACCGACTGCCATACAGGACAGAGAATCAGTCCGCAGCAGCGGCTGAATGAAGTGATTGCTGCAGCCAGGCTTGCCGACGAGGCAGGACTGGATATCTTCGGTGTAGGTGAGCATCACCGCCTGGATTTTGTGATCTCTGCAGTGCCGGTAGTACTCGCCGCCATTTCGCAGGTAACAAACAGGATTAAGCTGACCAGTGCGACCACTGTGCTGAGCACCATAGATCCGGTAAGAGTATTTGAGGATTTTGCCACCCTCGACCTGCTGTCAGGCGGCCGGGCGGAGATTATTTCGGGGCGCGGTGCTTTTCTGGAGTCATTTCCTCTTTTCGGATATGAACTCGAAGACTACAAGAAACTGTTTACAGAGAACCTCGATCTGCTGCTTGAACTGAACCGGCACGAGGTGATGAACTGGGACGGCTCCTTCCGTTCTCCGCTTAAAAATGCGGAAATCGCCCCGCGCCCGCTTCAGCAGAAGCTTCCGCTCTGGGTAGGCATCGGTGGCTCGGCGGAAAGTGCCGAAAGAGCCGGCACCCTTGGCGTCGGAATGGCCATCGCCATTCTAAGCGGCAGCCCTGAGCCGTTCCAGAATCTTGCCGACACGTACCGCCGCAGCGGTGCCGCAGCCGGACATGCACCGGAAGCGCTGAAGATTGCCATCACGAGTCACGGCTATATCGCCAAGACTTCACAGCAGGCGCTGGATGAATACTACCCTTACTACTACAGCTACCGCAATGCCATCAGTCCGAAGCCGGGGCAGGATTACAGCGTCTCGCGCAGTGAGTTCGGCCGCTACGTCTCTCACGATAATACGCTTGCCGTCGGCAGTCCCCAGCAGATCATTGAGAAGATTCTGTATCAGCATGAGCTGTTCGGTCATCACCGCTTCATGACCCAGCTGGATATCGGCGGTCTTCCCTTCTCCAAGGTTGCGTCAGCCATTGAACTGCTGGCCACCGAAGTGGCTCCTGCCGTGCGGCGTGAACTTGCAAAGAAGAACAGCGGCTCTGCCTCACAGCAGAATTAA